The Candidatus Dadabacteria bacterium genome includes a region encoding these proteins:
- a CDS encoding cell division protein ZapA — protein MRDVDINAFGARFRVRTEPENEQRVKNAAQLLEKRVEEVSADLKRTMSGRIPDIIFYAALGIAEELIMSREQIEDAENSKRERDERLRQVVDKSLISKFTKLKMAYGAERKGDG, from the coding sequence GTGCGGGATGTTGACATAAACGCCTTCGGGGCCCGATTCCGCGTGAGAACCGAACCGGAGAATGAGCAGCGTGTGAAAAACGCGGCTCAACTTCTGGAGAAGCGCGTGGAGGAGGTGTCCGCAGACCTCAAGAGGACTATGAGCGGACGCATTCCCGATATTATCTTCTACGCCGCTCTTGGCATAGCCGAAGAACTGATCATGTCGAGGGAGCAAATTGAGGACGCTGAGAATTCAAAACGGGAGCGCGACGAGCGACTCCGGCAGGTTGTGGACAAGTCTCTTATCTCAAAGTTCACCAAGCTCAAGATGGCTTATGGAGCCGAGAGAAAGGGAGACGGGTAA
- a CDS encoding 5-formyltetrahydrofolate cyclo-ligase has product MEPRERETGKEPETGGGGGRLTKQNIRRRYASIRNGKPPSVLADLSARVVANLCGGALFESSHTIALYAAHAGEVDLSAAVPLIRAAGKRAFFPRVCPEGLRFFEVRSTDELSPGSFSIPEPAVDAGREALPSGLDLMVIPGLCFDRFGFRVGSGKGFYDRATEGVDPARVCGAAYSFQLVSFEIPAESHDRRAGFIVTEEGVFGVQTKREGEKNV; this is encoded by the coding sequence ATGGAGCCGAGAGAAAGGGAGACGGGTAAAGAGCCGGAAACCGGCGGCGGTGGCGGCCGCCTCACAAAACAGAACATCCGCCGGCGCTACGCGAGCATAAGAAACGGCAAGCCGCCGTCTGTTCTCGCGGATTTGAGCGCGCGCGTTGTCGCCAACCTGTGCGGCGGGGCGCTGTTTGAGTCTTCACACACCATTGCGCTGTATGCGGCGCATGCGGGCGAGGTTGATTTGTCCGCCGCCGTTCCCCTCATCAGGGCGGCGGGAAAGAGGGCGTTTTTTCCGAGGGTCTGCCCGGAGGGGCTGCGCTTTTTTGAAGTCCGGTCAACGGACGAACTGTCGCCCGGCAGTTTTTCAATTCCGGAGCCCGCAGTTGACGCGGGGCGCGAGGCGCTTCCCTCCGGCTTGGACCTGATGGTGATTCCGGGGCTGTGCTTTGACCGCTTCGGTTTCAGGGTCGGCTCAGGGAAGGGGTTTTACGACCGCGCGACCGAGGGTGTTGACCCGGCGAGGGTTTGCGGCGCGGCGTATTCGTTTCAGTTGGTCAGTTTTGAAATTCCGGCGGAGTCGCACGACAGACGCGCGGGTTTTATCGTAACAGAGGAGGGCGTGTTTGGCGTCCAAACCAAAAGGGAAGGTGAAAAAAATGTTTGA
- the rny gene encoding ribonuclease Y translates to MFESVFMAAAVAGVVCFAAGFVIHHLIISSKERQTLARKGALGSQIIERAKRDAAKIVENAKSKSADVTRRNKRDLERIEKDRRRQSASLEQEAAKARASADSKMKEAEEKEMDLSRRRNSLDSLEKSLKERHSEVDGMKRDMTRRLEELSGLSAEEIKADMMRSIEEEAKKEASLRAREIEEAAENDAKDTAMKAVALAVHRYAGSYTAENTSSTIALPDPDIKGKIIGREGRNIRALEVRTGVDFVMDESPDTVVLTSLNSLRREIAAVSLNRLIEDGRIHPARIEEIVSDVEEEIGEEIKKAGKEAVFDLGIHDMDPELVRHVGMLKYRRSYSQNVLNHSIEVAFICGMLAAELGYDQNLAKRAALLHDVGKAVDHEVEGSHVEIGADLAKKYKEDERVVNAVAQSHDSRVTDVLSILVQAADAISASRPGARKESYEKYVQRIEDIEGIANSFSGVSKSFAVRAGRELRVIVEHTAVDEGESEALSRDIAKKIQDEVTYPGKIKVTVIRETRAVAYAS, encoded by the coding sequence ATGTTTGAATCGGTTTTCATGGCGGCTGCTGTCGCCGGTGTTGTGTGCTTTGCGGCGGGTTTTGTAATCCACCACCTGATCATCTCGTCAAAGGAGAGGCAGACGCTTGCAAGGAAGGGCGCGCTCGGCTCGCAGATAATTGAAAGGGCGAAGAGGGATGCGGCAAAAATAGTTGAAAACGCCAAGTCCAAGTCCGCCGATGTGACGCGCAGGAACAAGCGCGACCTTGAGCGTATTGAGAAGGACAGGCGGCGGCAGTCCGCCTCGCTTGAGCAGGAGGCGGCAAAGGCGCGGGCAAGCGCGGACAGCAAGATGAAGGAGGCGGAGGAAAAGGAGATGGACTTGAGCCGCCGCCGCAACAGTCTTGACTCGCTTGAGAAGTCTCTCAAGGAGAGGCATTCGGAAGTGGACGGGATGAAACGCGACATGACCCGGCGTCTTGAGGAGTTGTCCGGGCTTTCCGCCGAGGAGATCAAGGCGGACATGATGCGCTCCATTGAGGAGGAGGCGAAAAAAGAGGCGTCTCTGCGGGCGAGGGAGATAGAGGAGGCGGCGGAAAACGATGCGAAGGATACCGCGATGAAGGCGGTTGCGCTTGCCGTTCACAGGTATGCCGGTTCATACACGGCGGAAAACACCTCGTCCACGATTGCGCTTCCCGACCCTGATATCAAGGGCAAGATCATCGGGCGCGAGGGCAGGAACATACGGGCGCTTGAGGTGCGAACCGGCGTTGATTTCGTGATGGACGAGTCGCCCGACACGGTGGTTCTCACCAGTCTTAACTCCCTGCGCCGCGAGATTGCGGCGGTTTCCCTCAACCGTCTCATAGAGGACGGCAGGATTCATCCGGCGAGGATTGAGGAGATTGTGTCCGATGTTGAGGAGGAGATAGGCGAGGAGATAAAGAAGGCGGGCAAGGAGGCGGTTTTTGACCTCGGCATACACGATATGGACCCCGAACTTGTGCGTCATGTGGGGATGCTCAAATACAGGAGGAGTTACTCCCAGAATGTGCTGAACCACTCAATAGAGGTGGCGTTTATATGCGGCATGCTGGCGGCGGAACTCGGCTACGACCAGAATCTTGCCAAGCGCGCCGCGCTGTTGCACGATGTGGGCAAGGCGGTTGACCATGAGGTTGAGGGCTCGCACGTGGAGATAGGGGCGGACCTTGCGAAGAAATACAAGGAGGATGAGCGTGTGGTGAACGCGGTCGCCCAGAGCCATGACTCGCGCGTTACGGATGTGCTTTCAATACTGGTTCAGGCGGCGGACGCCATATCGGCTTCGCGTCCGGGGGCAAGAAAGGAGAGTTACGAGAAGTACGTCCAGAGGATTGAGGACATAGAGGGGATAGCCAATTCCTTTTCGGGCGTCAGCAAGAGTTTTGCCGTCCGGGCGGGCAGGGAGTTGCGTGTGATAGTGGAGCACACCGCCGTGGATGAGGGTGAGAGCGAGGCGCTTTCAAGGGACATAGCGAAAAAGATTCAGGATGAGGTTACCTATCCGGGCAAGATAAAGGTGACGGTTATAAGGGAGACGCGGGCTGTGGCGTATGCGTCATGA
- a CDS encoding DUF2283 domain-containing protein: protein MKISYFSDTDTVLFDFLDGRADETLQIKDNVFLDFDEDGRLLSLTIDHAGSNGDLGNLTLPSGESVNLGLISDGK from the coding sequence ATGAAGATTTCGTACTTTTCGGACACTGACACGGTTCTGTTTGACTTCTTGGACGGAAGAGCCGATGAGACCCTTCAAATCAAGGACAATGTATTTCTGGATTTTGACGAAGACGGCAGGTTGCTCAGCCTGACAATAGACCATGCCGGTTCTAATGGCGACCTTGGCAATCTCACGCTTCCAAGCGGCGAAAGCGTTAATTTGGGTCTGATTTCAGACGGGAAGTGA
- the glyS gene encoding glycine--tRNA ligase subunit beta produces MKKDLFIELAVEEVPSGMSPQIADGLKSGFERRLGELAVGFDKVVCFHTPRRFALLVSGVTPRAGDVTVESFGPSEAAAFGADGSPTKAALGFAKSKGARVEELEVAEREKGRFLVFRKKTKGGESGGIIARAAPEVIRGVRCAKSMRWREDAAAFARPVRKISCFYGGRPLRIEMDGVPFSASVSGHRFAGKKPFKPADWRSYLSGLKKNFVIADPDERMKAIEAGVKAETRRLGGVYRKDPELLETVRGLVEHPLVLSGEFEKKFLNLPAEALTSVMKSHQKYFPVFSKSGGLLPYFVFVCGTPVKDAATVIRGNQRVLRARFADAEFFYSEDLKTPLEKRAGELEKMVFLSGLGSYADKTARLEKVAAKLARMAGKTGLDKTLKRAAKLSKTDLATQMVFEIPELQGVMGRRYCEAAGEDAGVCAAIEEQYMPTARDSALPRTDAGAILAIADKIDNICSCFYLGMKPSGSSDPLALRRQAIGLINIALDRGLDFSVPELAGFVLKTLEKAPYSDKPAAKTDEICAEVTDFIAGRFRGVMVESGAKADSVEAVISAGFGGLPECRERLAALEEARKSKSFAAVAASFKRVVNIAGESKGGKVSAKLFEKTEEKKLLGAIERIEKATGGGLAGHLKRLEGLKNPVDGFFDAVMVMDKNAKVRNNRLALLARVKDLFFRVGDLSKIDR; encoded by the coding sequence ATGAAAAAAGACCTTTTTATTGAACTGGCGGTGGAGGAAGTCCCGTCCGGAATGTCTCCGCAGATAGCGGACGGACTCAAAAGCGGTTTTGAGCGGCGGCTCGGGGAGCTTGCGGTCGGGTTTGACAAAGTGGTGTGTTTTCACACTCCCCGGCGTTTCGCCCTTCTGGTTTCCGGCGTCACCCCCCGCGCCGGGGATGTGACGGTTGAGAGTTTCGGGCCCTCCGAAGCGGCGGCGTTCGGCGCGGACGGCTCTCCCACAAAGGCGGCTCTCGGCTTTGCAAAAAGCAAGGGCGCGCGGGTGGAGGAGCTTGAGGTCGCCGAAAGGGAAAAGGGCAGGTTTCTTGTTTTCAGAAAAAAGACAAAGGGCGGCGAGTCCGGCGGCATTATAGCCCGCGCCGCGCCGGAGGTCATAAGGGGCGTCCGGTGCGCGAAATCAATGAGGTGGCGGGAGGACGCCGCCGCGTTTGCGAGGCCCGTAAGGAAAATCTCCTGCTTTTACGGCGGCAGGCCGCTCAGGATTGAGATGGACGGAGTGCCGTTTTCCGCATCGGTGTCGGGGCACAGGTTTGCGGGCAAAAAGCCGTTCAAACCGGCGGACTGGCGGTCGTATCTGTCGGGGCTGAAGAAAAACTTTGTCATTGCCGACCCCGATGAGCGCATGAAAGCGATAGAGGCGGGGGTGAAGGCGGAAACGCGGCGGCTTGGCGGCGTTTACCGGAAAGACCCCGAACTGCTTGAAACCGTGCGCGGGCTTGTGGAGCATCCGCTTGTGCTGTCCGGCGAGTTTGAGAAAAAGTTTCTGAACCTGCCCGCCGAAGCGCTTACCAGCGTGATGAAGAGCCACCAGAAATACTTTCCGGTTTTTTCAAAGTCGGGCGGGCTTCTGCCTTATTTCGTGTTTGTGTGCGGAACGCCCGTGAAGGACGCGGCAACGGTCATCCGGGGCAACCAAAGGGTGCTTCGCGCAAGGTTTGCGGACGCGGAGTTCTTTTATTCCGAAGACCTGAAAACGCCTCTTGAAAAGAGGGCGGGGGAGCTTGAAAAGATGGTCTTCCTGTCCGGGCTGGGAAGTTATGCGGACAAAACGGCGCGTTTGGAAAAAGTGGCGGCAAAACTCGCCCGGATGGCGGGGAAAACGGGGCTTGATAAAACCCTGAAACGCGCCGCAAAGTTGTCAAAGACCGACCTTGCGACACAGATGGTGTTTGAAATCCCCGAACTTCAGGGCGTCATGGGAAGGCGCTACTGCGAAGCGGCGGGAGAGGACGCCGGTGTGTGCGCCGCGATTGAGGAGCAGTATATGCCGACTGCGAGGGACTCCGCCCTGCCCCGCACGGACGCGGGCGCGATACTGGCGATTGCCGACAAAATTGACAATATATGTTCGTGCTTTTATCTCGGAATGAAGCCCAGCGGCTCGTCCGACCCGCTGGCGCTGCGGCGGCAGGCGATAGGGCTGATAAACATCGCGCTTGACCGGGGGCTGGATTTCAGCGTCCCGGAACTTGCCGGTTTTGTGTTGAAGACCCTTGAGAAAGCGCCCTACTCCGACAAACCGGCGGCGAAAACGGATGAGATTTGCGCCGAAGTGACGGACTTCATAGCGGGAAGGTTCAGGGGCGTGATGGTTGAGAGCGGGGCAAAGGCGGACTCCGTTGAGGCGGTCATATCGGCGGGCTTTGGCGGTCTTCCGGAGTGCCGGGAGCGGCTTGCCGCCCTTGAGGAGGCGAGGAAGTCAAAATCGTTTGCGGCGGTGGCGGCGTCTTTCAAGAGGGTGGTCAACATAGCGGGGGAGAGCAAAGGCGGGAAGGTCAGCGCGAAGTTGTTTGAGAAAACGGAGGAGAAAAAACTGCTCGGCGCGATTGAGAGGATTGAGAAAGCAACCGGCGGCGGACTCGCCGGTCATCTGAAACGGCTTGAGGGGCTGAAAAATCCGGTGGACGGGTTTTTTGACGCGGTGATGGTGATGGACAAAAACGCAAAGGTAAGAAACAACCGCCTTGCCCTGCTTGCGCGGGTGAAGGATTTATTTTTCAGGGTCGGGGATTTGTCAAAGATAGACAGATAG